From the genome of Mucispirillum schaedleri ASF457:
AACAGTAATAGAGCCATAATCAAATACTTTTACACCATATTTTGCAGCTGTTGGCATAAAATTATAACGAAATCCAGCTTCACTTCCTTGATAAAATATTTCTTTTTTATTATTTGAAAAAACAATAAACCCTTTATCTTGTGGAGAAATTTCAGGAAAGATATATTTAGGTGGCTTTTCTGCAGGATAGAAAATAATTAAAAGGCTTAAAAGTGATAGTATTTTTTTTCTGCCAGTCATAAACAAAGTCCAAACAGTAAAGAATATAGTAAAAGCCATTATATAAAACGGAATTGTTTTAAAAATAAAGCTGAAATATGTTATTTTAGCAATAAAATATACCATATTATTTGATATATTTTCTATTATTAAAAGTGGGGCGGCTGCTGTATTTGGAGCAATTAAAGCAAAAATTGCAAAAAGAATATGCAGATATATAACTGGCGAAACAATCATTGTGGATAATATACTTAAATGGTTAGTTGTGCCAAAAACATACATAGAAAGGGGAGCTGTAATTAATGTGGCAGCAGTTCCTGTAATAATTGCAGTTTTAATAATACCATATCCAGATTTCATCATATAAATAATGCCAAAAACTGCACCAAAAGACATTAAAAATGATATATTATTAATAGATGCAGGTGATACAAGTAAAAATAATCCTGCAATAAATAAAATAAATTTTTTAGAATTAACCTTTAAATCAAAAACATAAGCCATCATAATAATTGCTGCAAAAATAGAAGCACGGATAACTGTAATATTAAAGCCGCCCAGCATAATTAAAAATAATGCACCGAATGATGCAGCGATAAAGCGTATTTTTAAAGGCAGGAAAAAAAGCACAGATAAAAAGATAGCTGTAACTATTGCTACATGGCTTCCACTCATAGAAAGCAGGTGAAAAAGTCCTGATATAGTGTAAGCATCTTTTAAATTATCACTGATAAATTTTTTATCGCCTAAAATTAATGCTTGTGCAACAGTGATTTTCCCGCCAGAAGAATAAAATAAGTAGTTTGACATATCACTTCTAAACTGAAGTATTTTAGAGATAACAGGTGCTTGAAAAACAGAAAGTTTGCCGTCATATATATATACTGGCTTAAAAAATGGTTTTGATTTTTCTTTATCTATATAAAAATTGCCAAATAAAATATTACCGGGGAATATTTTAATATTTTTATTAATGTAACATTTACCACTTCCAAACTGAACTGAATTAATTTTTTCATATTCTACTGTATCTACAACTATAAAGTAAGAATTGATAGTTAAATGTATTACTATAAAAACTAATGCAAAAAATAAATTGTAAGGTTTATTTATTGTAAAAATAACAGCTGATAAGCCAGTTATTATAAAAAGTATTTTAGAAAATGGATACAGCAGTGCAGAAATAACAGCAAGTATTAAAAATATATAAGTTTTTGGTATCTTTTTTATTTTTTCCATATTTTATTATATAAAAGAATAAAAAATATTAAAAGTAATAATTTTGGCGAATTATATTGTCTCTTTAATTTATATAATATAAAAATGAGAAAACAACAGTAAATGGCAGTTAACTTACTCAAAAATACAACTTGTCATCCTTAGCTTGTTTCCGTGTCATATATATAATTAAGATTTTTCGCCTTAAAATCAGGCTCAAAATGACTGGTAGTGTGAAAACTGTGGACTTACTTAAAAAACTTATACTAATACACATAATGAATATAGCAGGAGAGTGCAAAGCAAATAAGGTCATACTGAGCTTTATTTATAAGCGATGTATCTGTATTTTATTTAAATCCTGCCACAATAGCATTTTTTGCACTTTTTATAAGCATAGAAAATGCAGTAGAAAGTATTTCTTTTGATTTATCATCAAGCTGGTTTATTTTCTTTCCTATTTTTACAGCATTTGCAAAAATGTTTTCTGCCATTTCTGAAAAAGATTTTGCCTTTGATGCCCCTATTACTTCCCATAGTAAATCAATAAACTGCTCTCTTTGCTCTATTGTCATATCATTAAGCCACTGCCTGAGAGTAGTATCTATTAATTGAGAGCTTGATGTTGTGCCTTCCATTTTTACAAAATCAGGTCCAAGCACTTCCCATGAATAAGGGTCATGCTGCATAATAAGTGTTTCGTTGCTTTTTATAACTATATACTCTTCTTCATGTTCTAAAAGCATACCTATAATAGAAGTCTGTGGAACAATAGTATCTATTTTATCCTGCATAGCATTATATTCTTTTGTTTTAAGTCTGCTTGATTTAAAACCCGGTCCGTCATTATTATATACTTTTATAATTCTATCCTGCACACTTTTATCAATATATAGTGAGGAATAAACTGCCAGATTGCCGCCTTTTGAATGTCCGCCTATATGCAAAGGCATATTTATCAGGGAAGAAACTGTTTCAAGATATTTTAATGCTTCAACCTGTGCAGGCACTTTATCCATAAAGCTCATATTAAAATCTTCTTTCCAGCCAACAAGGCTTGTATCTGTTCCGCGGTAGGCAATATAGGCAGTATTGTCTTCCATAATAATAGTTATAGCAGCAAACTGAGTTTCTATATTTTCATCATATTTATCAACATAATACATTAGCTTCATATTACCAAATCGTTTTGAATTAGCAAGTTTTACAGCCATTTCAATATCTTTTGATATTTTCACATGATGATTTTCGTCTGTTTGTATATTCATATCAGCAACTGCATCATGTATTGTAATATATTTTTTTTCTGATGAATTATCCTGTGTAAATAAGCCTGTAAATTTATTTGATATAGATGGTTTTGTATAGGAAAGTTCTGGCACAATATTTTTGAATGTAAGGTATACAAGGTTTGAAAGTATTAAGTTATCAACATTGTTGAAAGGTGCCTGCACTACATTTAAATCTCCCCGCCATAAAATATAATCTTCAATATTTGCCATAAGTGTATCTCTCTTATAATCTTTATATAAAAAAGTAAATATTATATTGATTACTGCCTTATAGTTTATTTTTATAAGGCAGCATATTTATTAATTTAAAGGAATTACTACACCATTATAAGTATCTTGAATATACTGTTTTACAGGTTCGCTTTTTAATATTTCAATAATTTTTTGTATTTGCGGATTATTTAAATCTTGTTCTCTGACTGCAACAATATTGCCAAAAGTAGAAGCAGAATGAGATGAGTTTGATTCGCCTACGATTACTTTATCAAGGACACCTGCACCAAGAGCATAGTTGCCGTTAATAACTGCAAAATCTAAATCAGGCAGGCTTACAGGCAGTTGAGCAGCTTCCATTGCTTTAATAATTATGTTTTTAGGGTTATCAATAATATCAAGTTCTGTTGCTTCAAAGCCTTTATTTTTATTGATTTTTAATATACCAAGGTCATCAAGCAGTAATAATGCTCTTGCTCCATTTGTAGGGTCATTTGGTATGCCAATAATTGCACCA
Proteins encoded in this window:
- a CDS encoding ComEC/Rec2 family competence protein, with amino-acid sequence MEKIKKIPKTYIFLILAVISALLYPFSKILFIITGLSAVIFTINKPYNLFFALVFIVIHLTINSYFIVVDTVEYEKINSVQFGSGKCYINKNIKIFPGNILFGNFYIDKEKSKPFFKPVYIYDGKLSVFQAPVISKILQFRSDMSNYLFYSSGGKITVAQALILGDKKFISDNLKDAYTISGLFHLLSMSGSHVAIVTAIFLSVLFFLPLKIRFIAASFGALFLIMLGGFNITVIRASIFAAIIMMAYVFDLKVNSKKFILFIAGLFLLVSPASINNISFLMSFGAVFGIIYMMKSGYGIIKTAIITGTAATLITAPLSMYVFGTTNHLSILSTMIVSPVIYLHILFAIFALIAPNTAAAPLLIIENISNNMVYFIAKITYFSFIFKTIPFYIMAFTIFFTVWTLFMTGRKKILSLLSLLIIFYPAEKPPKYIFPEISPQDKGFIVFSNNKKEIFYQGSEAGFRYNFMPTAAKYGVKVFDYGSITVFGGKNNYIKIKNIGKDNFTNLCLNEYNKKCSYFYHTRSNSIKNNDIHDNITHIIWKNNISDKSIIEISKYGSFYVK
- a CDS encoding DUF2974 domain-containing protein, yielding MANIEDYILWRGDLNVVQAPFNNVDNLILSNLVYLTFKNIVPELSYTKPSISNKFTGLFTQDNSSEKKYITIHDAVADMNIQTDENHHVKISKDIEMAVKLANSKRFGNMKLMYYVDKYDENIETQFAAITIIMEDNTAYIAYRGTDTSLVGWKEDFNMSFMDKVPAQVEALKYLETVSSLINMPLHIGGHSKGGNLAVYSSLYIDKSVQDRIIKVYNNDGPGFKSSRLKTKEYNAMQDKIDTIVPQTSIIGMLLEHEEEYIVIKSNETLIMQHDPYSWEVLGPDFVKMEGTTSSSQLIDTTLRQWLNDMTIEQREQFIDLLWEVIGASKAKSFSEMAENIFANAVKIGKKINQLDDKSKEILSTAFSMLIKSAKNAIVAGFK
- a CDS encoding MetQ/NlpA family ABC transporter substrate-binding protein, coding for MKKILLILSFAALAVTAGCKKQSANEIIIGASPTPHAEILYFAQPYFEKAGIKVKVLEMSDYIIPNTALDSNDIQANYMQHEPYLIDFNKKNKLKNHLVSAGKIHFEPLGIYAGKSSNIEDIKNGAIIGIPNDPTNGARALLLLDDLGILKINKNKGFEATELDIIDNPKNIIIKAMEAAQLPVSLPDLDFAVINGNYALGAGVLDKVIVGESNSSHSASTFGNIVAVREQDLNNPQIQKIIEILKSEPVKQYIQDTYNGVVIPLN